In Macaca fascicularis isolate 582-1 chromosome 15, T2T-MFA8v1.1, one genomic interval encodes:
- the FPGS gene encoding folylpolyglutamate synthase, mitochondrial isoform X5 yields the protein MLNTLQTNAGYLEQVKRQRGDPQTQLEAMELYLARSGLQVEDLDRLNIIHVTGTKGKGSTCAFTECILRSYGLKTGFFSSPHLVQVRERIRINGQPISPELFTKYFWRLYHRLEETKVDLAVVEVGIGGAYDCTNIIRKPVVCGVSSLGIDHTSLLGDTVEKIAWQKGGIFKQGVPAFTVLQPEGPLAVLRDRAQQISCPLYLCPTLEALEEGGPPLALGLDGEHQRSNAALALQLAHCWLQRQDHHGAGEVKASRPGLLWQLPLAPVFQPTSHMRLGLRNTEWLGRTQVLRRGPLTWYLDGAHTPSSVQACVRWFRQALQGRERPSGSGPEVRVLLFNATGDRDPAALLKLLQPCQFDYAVFCPNLTEVSSTGNADQQNFTVTLDQVLLRCLEHQQHWNHLDEEQASPDLWSAPSPEPAGPTSLLLAPHPPHTCSASSLVFSCISHALQWISQGRDPVFQPPTPPKGLLTHPVAHSGASVLHEAAAIHVLVTGSLHLVGGVLKLLEPALSQ from the exons ATGCTTAATACCCTGCAGACCAATGCCGGCTACCTGGAGCAGGTGAAGCGCCAGCGGGGTGACCCCCAGACACAGCTGGAAGCCATGGAACTGTACCTGGCACGGAGTGGGCTGCAG GTGGAGGACTTGGACCGGCTGAACATCATCCACGTCACTGGGACGAAGGGGAAG GGCTCCACTTGTGCCTTCACGGAATGTATCCTCCGAAGCTATGGCCTGAAAACGGGATTCTTTAG CTCTCCCCACCTGGTGCAGGTTCGGGAGCGGATCCGCATCAATGGGCAGCCCATCAGTCCCGAGCTCTTCACCAAGTACTTCTGGCGCCTCTACCACCGGCTGGAGGAGACCAAG GTGGACCtggcagtggtggaggtgggcaTTGGCGGGGCTTATGACTGCACCAACATCATCAG GAAGCCTGTGGTGTGCGGCGTCTCTTCTCTTGGCATCGACCACACCAGCCTCCTGGGGGACACGGTGGAGAAGATTGCATGGCAGAAAGGGGGCATCTTTAAG CAAGGCGTCCCTGCCttcactgtgctccaacctgaaGGTCCCCTGGCAGTGCTGAGGGACCGAGCCCAGCAGATCTCA TGTCCTCTCTACCTGTGTCCGACGCTGGAGGCCCTGGAGGAAGGGGGGCCGCCGCTGGCCCTGGGCCTGGACGGGGAGCACCAGCGGTCCAATGCCGCCTTGGCCTTGCAACTGGCCCACTGCTGGCTGCAGCGGCAGGACCACCATG GTGCTGGGGAGGTGAAAGCATCCAGGCCGGGGCTCCTGTGGCAGCTGCCCCTGGCACCCGTGTTCCAGCCCACATCCCACATGCGGCTCG GGCTTCGGAACACGGAGTGGCTGGGGCGGACACAGGTGCTGCGGCGCGGGCCCCTTACCTGGTACCTGGACGGCGCGCACACCCCCAGCAGCGTGCAGGCCTGCGTGCGCTGGTTCCGCCAGGCGCTGCAGGGCCGAGAGAGGCCGAGCGG CAGTGGGCCCGAGGTTCGAGTCTTGCTCTTCAATGCTACCGGGGACCGGGACCCGGCGGCCTTGCTGAAACTGCTGCAG CCGTGCCAGTTTGACTATGCCGTCTTCTGCCCCAACCTGACAGAGGTGTCATCCACAGGCAATGCAG ACCAACAGAACTTCACGGTGACACTGGACCAGGTTCTGCTCCGCTGCCTGGAACACCAGCAGCACTGGAACCACCTGGACGAAGAGCAGGCCAGCCCAGACCTCTGGAGCGCCCCCAGCCCAGAGCCTGCTGGGCCCACATCCCTACTGCTGGcgccccacccaccccacaccTGCAGCGCCAGCTCCCTCGTCTTCAGCTGTATTTCACATGCCTTGCAATGGATCAGCCAAGGCCGAGACCCTGTCTTCCAGCCACCcactcccccaaagggcctcctcACCCACCCTGTGGCTCACAGTGGGGCCAGCGTACTCCATGAggctgctgccatccatgtgCTGGTCACTGGCAGCCTGCACCTGGTGGGTGGTGTCCTGAAGCTGCTGGAGCCTGCACTGTCCCAGTAG
- the FPGS gene encoding folylpolyglutamate synthase, mitochondrial isoform X7, with translation MLNTLQTNAGYLEQVKRQRGDPQTQLEAMELYLARSGLQVEDLDRLNIIHVTGTKGKGSTCAFTECILRSYGLKTGFFRKPVVCGVSSLGIDHTSLLGDTVEKIAWQKGGIFKQGVPAFTVLQPEGPLAVLRDRAQQISCPLYLCPTLEALEEGGPPLALGLDGEHQRSNAALALQLAHCWLQRQDHHGAGEVKASRPGLLWQLPLAPVFQPTSHMRLGLRNTEWLGRTQVLRRGPLTWYLDGAHTPSSVQACVRWFRQALQGRERPSGSGPEVRVLLFNATGDRDPAALLKLLQPCQFDYAVFCPNLTEVSSTGNADQQNFTVTLDQVLLRCLEHQQHWNHLDEEQASPDLWSAPSPEPAGPTSLLLAPHPPHTCSASSLVFSCISHALQWISQGRDPVFQPPTPPKGLLTHPVAHSGASVLHEAAAIHVLVTGSLHLVGGVLKLLEPALSQ, from the exons ATGCTTAATACCCTGCAGACCAATGCCGGCTACCTGGAGCAGGTGAAGCGCCAGCGGGGTGACCCCCAGACACAGCTGGAAGCCATGGAACTGTACCTGGCACGGAGTGGGCTGCAG GTGGAGGACTTGGACCGGCTGAACATCATCCACGTCACTGGGACGAAGGGGAAG GGCTCCACTTGTGCCTTCACGGAATGTATCCTCCGAAGCTATGGCCTGAAAACGGGATTCTTTAG GAAGCCTGTGGTGTGCGGCGTCTCTTCTCTTGGCATCGACCACACCAGCCTCCTGGGGGACACGGTGGAGAAGATTGCATGGCAGAAAGGGGGCATCTTTAAG CAAGGCGTCCCTGCCttcactgtgctccaacctgaaGGTCCCCTGGCAGTGCTGAGGGACCGAGCCCAGCAGATCTCA TGTCCTCTCTACCTGTGTCCGACGCTGGAGGCCCTGGAGGAAGGGGGGCCGCCGCTGGCCCTGGGCCTGGACGGGGAGCACCAGCGGTCCAATGCCGCCTTGGCCTTGCAACTGGCCCACTGCTGGCTGCAGCGGCAGGACCACCATG GTGCTGGGGAGGTGAAAGCATCCAGGCCGGGGCTCCTGTGGCAGCTGCCCCTGGCACCCGTGTTCCAGCCCACATCCCACATGCGGCTCG GGCTTCGGAACACGGAGTGGCTGGGGCGGACACAGGTGCTGCGGCGCGGGCCCCTTACCTGGTACCTGGACGGCGCGCACACCCCCAGCAGCGTGCAGGCCTGCGTGCGCTGGTTCCGCCAGGCGCTGCAGGGCCGAGAGAGGCCGAGCGG CAGTGGGCCCGAGGTTCGAGTCTTGCTCTTCAATGCTACCGGGGACCGGGACCCGGCGGCCTTGCTGAAACTGCTGCAG CCGTGCCAGTTTGACTATGCCGTCTTCTGCCCCAACCTGACAGAGGTGTCATCCACAGGCAATGCAG ACCAACAGAACTTCACGGTGACACTGGACCAGGTTCTGCTCCGCTGCCTGGAACACCAGCAGCACTGGAACCACCTGGACGAAGAGCAGGCCAGCCCAGACCTCTGGAGCGCCCCCAGCCCAGAGCCTGCTGGGCCCACATCCCTACTGCTGGcgccccacccaccccacaccTGCAGCGCCAGCTCCCTCGTCTTCAGCTGTATTTCACATGCCTTGCAATGGATCAGCCAAGGCCGAGACCCTGTCTTCCAGCCACCcactcccccaaagggcctcctcACCCACCCTGTGGCTCACAGTGGGGCCAGCGTACTCCATGAggctgctgccatccatgtgCTGGTCACTGGCAGCCTGCACCTGGTGGGTGGTGTCCTGAAGCTGCTGGAGCCTGCACTGTCCCAGTAG